The genomic interval GCGGTCTCGATGCACAAGTTGGGTGCCACAGTGGTCGAGCCGACGTCAAATCGCCGTGGTCCGTCGCCTGAGGTGACCATCGGTATCAAAGCGTGCAGTGACGGGATGTGCCCGATCAACGGAACGTATTCACCGAACATCACCAAGTGATTCTTGCCGTACCACTGGGCGACACGCGATTGCTGGTCGACGTGGACCACACCGCTGAAGATGTCTTGTTGCTGCTCGACACGTAGCACCCCACAGCCGACGATCAGTTGCGGCAGCGTGTCTGCTTTACCGGCAATCTGTTCTTGAACACGTCGCGCACGGAACTCAAACGCGGCTCGTTGTTGATTCAATAAACTGGTCAACTCCGTCGCCGTCAGATTCTCGGTCGCGGCGATCTCCGCTGAACCATCTCCGTCGATCCAGGGCAAGTCGGCCGTGAACATCGACTCCGGCCAAACCACGACATCGACGATTTGGTCAGCCTGTTGGACGGCCTGTGCGGATTGACGGACATAGGCGTCAAAGATTTCCAACGCGCGCTTTTTGTCTTGTTCGTACTCCACCGGCTCGCCGCGTTGCACCAAAGCAAACACCGTGGAGCCGTTGCGTGTGGGTTGCGACAACCGATAGCGACCGTAGCCAAGCGTTGCACCCAACAGGATCGCCGCAACTGCAAACGCAGCGATCCCGTTTTTGTCTCTCTCTCGCCATAGCTGGTACATCGCGGCGCTCACTAATGCGATGACAAAACTGACCGCGTAGGTCCCACCAAGGTCCGCGATCTGGATCATCGTCGGGATGTCGGCCATCGTGTGCCCGAGCATCGCGGCGGAGATCCCCGTCAACATGTAGTTGCGAACCCACTCGGCACCGACCCAAGCGATCGGGAATGCGAGGAACATCGGCACCGACCACCGACGCAGTCGTCGAGTCACCGCGATCGCTGCGACGGGATAAACGGCCAAGTAACAGGCAAGTGCGATCCAACATGGATAGATCAGCGGATTGGCGTGGCGAAGTCCTTGTAGGCTGACCAGCCAGTACAGAGCCGCCGCCGCGTACAAATACAGGTAGTCGCGTCTCGTGCTGGAAATCGACTCGCCGCAGTGCATCCAGGGAATCAACGCGACGAACGCCAGGGGCCAAAATCCGAGCGGCGGCTGCGAGCACCACAGCAAGACCGCCCCCAACAGGGCGTACTTGCGTGAATCAGGTGGGGAATCGGGGAGGTTCATGGCGGCATGTTAGAAAAACCGCCCGCCGGGCGATATTGGGATATTTTCAAGCGGAGGACTCAACCATGCTAAATTGATGGCAGGCTGACACCGGCACCGCCCCACTTGCGTCGCGGTCCTATACTTCACGCACTGCTTCACTCAACGCAGCACGGTTCGCCGCCTCGACGACTCTTTTTCCGCTCCTCCAATCTCCAGTCAACGACATGGATTCGCCAGAATTTTTGGGACCTTATCGCATCGGCGAAAAACTCGGGCGAGGCGGCATGGGCACTGTTTATGCCGGGGTCCACGAAAAGACCGGCGAGCGAGTGGCGGTGAAACTGATCGCGGAGCATGTTTCCGATGAGATGCGATTTCGTCGTCGGTTTGACGCGGAAGTCGAAACACTGAAGCGACTGCGGCATCCCAACATCGTTCGCCTGATCGGCTATGGCGAACAAGAAGGTCGGCTTTTCTACTCCATGGAACTGGTCCAAGGAGAATCGTTGCTCGCCAGGCTGAAGCGAGAAAAACGGTTGCCGTGGATGTTTGTTTTGGACGTCGCGATCCAAGTCTGCTCGGCGTTGAAGCACGCCCATGACTTGGGGGTCATTCACCGCGACCTCAAACCCGCCAATTTGGTTTTGACGCCCAGCGGCGAAATCAAGCTGGTGGATTTTGGCATCGCGAAAATCTTTGGCCACGAACAAACCGCCGAAGGCTCCGTGTTGGGCACCGCCGACTACATGGCACCTGAACAAGCCACGGGCGCAGGCATCACCTCGCGTGTGGATTTGTATGCGTTGGGCTGCGTGATGTACGCGATGCTGTGTGGCAGGCCGCCGTTTCGTGGCAAGACGGTCTCGCAGGTCATCGAGATGGTGAAATCCAAAGACCCCGCGCCGCTGGATTTGATCGATCCCGAATTGCCGGAGGACATTGTTCAGATCGTCCATCATCTGCTCGCCAAAGACCCTGCGGATCGCCCCCCGACAGCCCTGGCGGTCAACAACCGACTCAAGGCAATGCGTGCCGGTTTGAGCCGTCAGATGACCCTCAATGGCGACAACCTCGATACCGGAATTGAGGAACCGCATGTCGAGATCCGCACCCATGGGATTGATCTCAGCGACGAAGCAATTGCAGGTCTAGACTCCACCGGGTCCGCCGCTACACGTCCTCATGACAATCAAACCAATGTTCATACAGGAAATGCAAAGAAAGGGCCACTGACGCGACTGGAAAACCAACGGCAAATGTCAGCCGATCCGTCGGCCGGGACAGCGGATCCATCGGCCGGAACAGTGCACGAGCCCGGTGCCGCCCCTGGGGACAACACGCTGCCAATGATCGGCAAGGCCACGAAAACGCCGCAAACTGGAACGGGATTCACGACCGGCCGCTCGGAAAACGAAGCGACCGACGATGCCTACATGGGAACCAGGGACACGCATTTCCAAACCGTTGCCGATTCCGACACCGACGGCGGCTTCTTTCGCACAACGAACGTCGAAAGCGACGGCAAAGCCAAACACGTTTTTTCGATCGCGGCTTTGGTGATCGGCTTGATTCTCGCGATCGTCGCTGTGTTTTACGCGATGCGAAAACCGACCGCAGATCAGTTGCTGGCAACGATCGACAACGCCGTTGCGGCCGGCCAAACAGACGAAGCCCAACGAGACATCGAGCGTTTTCTGAAACTCCATCCACAACATCCACGGGTCGACGAACTGTCTGAACTGCGTCAATCCTACCAGCTCGACGGCACACTGCGTCGGCTGCGATTGCAGTCCAAAATCAGAACCTCACAGCCTCCGGTTTATGAAACGGAGTTCCTGGCCGCAATGGAATTGCGACGCACCGAACCGGATCAAGCTCAAGAAAAACTACAGCAGTGGCTCAGCGTCTTTGTCGACCCGGACATGACTGCCGCAGACCCTCGCACGGAGCTGCAGACGCTGGCCGAGTTTGAGCTCGCACGGTTGAAACGAGATCGTCCCGCCGCAGAGAACGAACGGAGGCTGGACGAGCTGCTCTCTCGCGTGGGCAGCGCGATGGAGTTGCCCAAAGAGGAATCGATGGAGCGTTTGAGGGCGATCATCAAACTCTATGAAGACGAAGCTTGGGCCGCCCCGGCGGTCCAGGCCGCACGCGATCAACTCAATCGGTGACGATGCGAAAGTTGGTTTTGTGGCACTGCGGCGATCCGCAGGTTGCTGCCACGTGCTCCGGCGCTGGAGAATGCTGACTTAGTGAGCCGTGACGCGTAAGCGGCCGGGCCTACCGCATTGCCCGGTGCCTTACGGCCCACGGCTCACCTGGGTTCCTGGTTTCGATTAAGTCAGCAGTCTCCGCAGCTGGAGGAGGTCGGATCGAGCGAAGCAAGATCCGGGAGGGGGCCTACACTGTGCAAACCTCACTGAATTGTTCAACCGGCGCGCATTGCCCTGGGCTGTTCAAAATTTGGTGTTGACATTGTTTTTTCAGTCCATGTTTTTGTCCCATGCATCGAAATCAAAGTGAGCCTCAGGCGCTAGCCGTGGGCCGGCACCACAATCCGCCTCAGGCCCACGGCTAGCGCCTGAGGCTCACTGGGGCGACCAGCTGCGCCGGCAGCATGGACATAAACTTGCGCAAACCCAAAAAGACACAACCCCAAACTTTGAACAGCCCAGGCACTTGCCCGCCAGTTACCAAACCAATCCGGCGTCACCCAGACGTTGTTTGGTTTCCGCCATCAACGCGTCTTCCTCTGCCAGCGTCGGTGCCACGTAGGTCACGCTGAATCGCAGGAACGATCCGGCGTCGTCCCACGGCACGGTCACGATGCCGAACTGCTCGATCAAATAACGCGTCGCGTCTTCCGCTGCGGCAAAGGATTCGCCGGACTTGGTTCCGCTGGGCGACTTGACGTACAGAAAGTAGCTGCCGCCGGGCATTTCGCATTGGAAGCCGCATTCACGCAGCGTTTCGACGAGTTTTTGCATCCGGCGTCGATACTTGGCATTGATCCGCTCGGGGATCGAATCGTCGTCCAACGCGGCCGCGGCGGCTTTTTGTGTGGCGATGAACTGCCCGCTGTCGCTGTTGTCTTTGACATCGGCAAAGGCGGAAACGATTCGTTCGTGTCCGCACACGAATCCCATCCGCCAGCCGATCATGTCATAGCCCTTGCTCATGCTGTGCGCCTCGACACCGACATCCAATGCGCCGGGCGTTTCCAAAAAGCTGCGAGGCTTGCCGTCGAACGTCAGCATGATGTGGGCAGCGTCGTGGACCACGATGAACTGTTTTTCTTTGGCCAAGGCGACGACCTTTTCAAAGAACTCAGGCGGTGCCGTCTTGCCCGTCGGTGAATTGGGATAGTTGATCACCAGCATCTTGGTGCGACGATAGATGTCCTCGGGCACCGAATCCAAGTCCGGCAGGAAATCGTTCTCGGCCAACAGCGGCAATCGATACACTTCTCCGCCGTAGTACCTCGTGTGCGTGCCGGCGACGGGATAGCCGGGAACGGTCATCATCGTGATATCGCCAGGGTTGATGAAACACGCGGGCAACATCGCGTAGGCCGGTTTGCTGCCGATACAGTGATTGATTTGCGTTGCAGGATTCAGCTCGACGCCGAAATGTCGCTTCATGAAACGAGCTGCGGCTTGCTTGTACTCGATGACGCCGTTGTCGGCGTATCCGCGGTTTTCAACGCGGTTGATTTCCGCTGCCATCACATTGCGAACCGATTCATCGGCCATGGAATCGTTTTCCCCGATCCCAAAATCAAGCAGCTTTCGGTCGGGATGTGCCGCCATCGCATTCCGCTTGGCGCGTTTGATTTTTTCAAACTTGTAGATCTCGGTGCCCTTGCCATAGTTGGCACCTCCGATTCGCTCGGCAAAGAGCGACTGGAAATAGGGATCGGTGACGGTCGTCTCGTGAGCGTTTTCTGAAGCGGTCGACATGGCAGCAATCTACAGGGGGAAAGAAATCCAACGGTATCGTCGTTTCTGGCAAGTCGTCCTTCAGGGCGACCACCAGCCAGCCAGCCAGCCAGCGGGGCAACCCGGTGACGACCCCAGCAGGGTATTTCCGTCGTGGATTTACGACAAGTAGCCGCGCAGGACGATATCCTTTGCAAATCTTAACCGTCCGCCCGCCGGGCAGCTTCCCCGAGCCGCATCATCGTCACTCACGGAGGGGTCGCATCAAATTGGCACAGCCGGATCTGGGCGAAACCGATCTGGTTTGATTCATCGAAAATGCTGGAAACCGCCATTGCATCGCACTATCCGGCGGGAATGTTATCGTGTCGACGCGAGCCCCATCCCTGAGACCTGTTGCTGAGTCATCTCAACAGTCACTTCCAATGGGATTCGAGTTCGGCCTTCGCCTTCCACGAATCGAAAAGGAGTTTCGTCTCCATGAAAAATATCTTTTATCTCTCGGCGGCATTGGCTGTTTTGGTCACCAGCCAACAAGCCGACGCCGGTTGGTACGACAACCAACCGTCCGTTCTGGTCGCCCAACAAGACGGCGGGGCAGCAGCGGGATCGGCAGCGACGATCGTCGATCAAGCCGCCCCTCTGACTGATGGGGCACTGCCTGATGGGGCACTGCCTGATGGGGCACTGTCCGACAATGCTCCTATGCCGCCCGCCCCCGTGCTGACTCCGTTGCCCGAGCCTGCGTTGGACGATCAAGCGATGCCGGCAGCGGATCAGATTCCGATCCCTGAACCGGACGCCTCGAACTTGCCCGACCCTGTCATGGTTTCAGAAACGGCTCCGTCGACGACCGCGGCTCAGGCGGTAACGCCCCACCATCATCACCATCATCATGCGGCTCCTCCCAAATCTTGTCTGCACAAGTTGTGGGCTTTGGAGCAGAAGAAGATGGCGTGGTTGAAACATACGCTGCTGCATCATTGATCGCAGCACGGTATCCATCGCTCAAGAAGCTTGCCAGCGTCTCGAACGCCCGCGTGATTCATCACGCGGGCGTTTTTTCGTGTGCGCAGTTGCCAACTTGACCAAAGAGCAACGACCTATCTATTGGAGCGTCCCGTAATGGGATTCGCCAGAATTCCTGCCGTTACGGATTTCTGGCGAAATCCACTACGCGAACCAAAATCCAAGCCCACATGAACGACTCACCCTACACTCATTCTGATCGCACGTGGCCACTGCCACGTACTCCTTGGGCAATGCGAATGGGATGGCATGACCTGCTGTTTGCCCATTGGCCTGTTGATGCTCAGAGTTTGCGAGCCATCATTCCCGAGCCGCTCGAATTGGATCTCTATGATGGCCAAGCATGGATCGGGGTCGTTCCCTTTCGCATGTCCGACGTCGCGCCTCGATGCATTCCCGCACTTCCCGGCATCAGCGCGTTTCCCGAATTGAACGTGCGGACCTACGTCACCTATGACGGCAAGCCCGGTGTCTGGTTCTTTTCGCTCGACGCGGCCAACCGGCTGGCTGTCCGTGCCGCCCGACTGGCCTTTGCATTGCCCTACATGGATGCCGAGATGTCACTGCGAATCGACAACGGCACCTATCAATACTCTTCCCACAGAACGCATCGGGGCGAGCCACCGGCACGATTCATAGCGTCCTATCAACCTCAGGGGCCGGTCTGGCACGCACAGCCGGCGACGTTGGAACATTGGCTGACCGCACGATACTGCCTGTACAGCTCGCGTTGGCGCAAACAGGGTGATGCGGCATCACCGATCTATCGCGGCGAAATCGATCACGACCCGTGGCCGCTGCAAAATGCGACCTGTCGGATTTCAGAAAACACGCTGTGCGATCCCATCGGTTTGCCGTTGCCCGGTGACCCGCATTTGCTGTTCGTCAAAGACATCCACGTTCATGCGTGGTGGATTCACAAGATTTGATATCAACGACATTCATCAATCTGCCTTTACGCAAAGGGTGTCGCCGTCTATCAACATGCTCACGTCGCGCAAATCCAGCGTGACAATGAACTTGAATTGCTAGCAACGGTTTGCGAGATGAACATAAAGCGTCTTTTGCCATGGCTGATCGGCGTTGTCGTTTTGGGGCTGCGATGGACCTGTCGCGTTCGATACCACAACGATCTCCGCGCGAAGTTGAAATCACAAGGGACGCCGTACATCTACGTCGGTCTGCACGCGCATCAATTGGGAGCCATCATTGCTGCCGAGCCGGGCACCGGCGCGATGGTTTCTCGATCGCTGGACGGCGAGCTGATCGTCAACGCGTTGCAACATGCCAAATGTGTGCCGGTACGCGGCAGTGGTGGTCGGGCATCCAAAGGAGGCGCGTCTGCGTTTCGGGCGTTGGTCGAGCATGTGGAAAACGGGCAGCCCGCATTCTTGGCGGTGGATGGCCCCCGTGGCCCGAGGGGCAAGGTCTATCCGGGTGCTGCCAAGCTTTCACAAAAGACACGGGCGGCGGTGCTCATCGCGATTGCGATTCCCAGTCGTCGGATCGTCATCAAGAAGGCTTGGGATCGACTGCAGATCCCGTTGCCTTTCTCTCGGGTCGAGATCACGTTTTGCGATCCACTGTTTCCCCAGTTGGGAGAATCGGTGGAAGATTTCTCCGCTCGCATCGAGTGGGCGATTGCGGACTTGGAGCGTCAATTGGATCCTGCCGAGGCACCTGATCTGCTGAATTCTGAGCCGATCGAATTGCCTCGCGCGGCTTAGCCGGGGCCGCTGAAAGTTTGGTGTTGACATTGTTTTTCATTCCATGTTTTCGTTCCATGCATCGCAATCAGAGTGAGCCTCAGGCGCTAGCCGTGGGCCGGCACCACAATCCGCCTCAGGCCCACGGCTAGCGCCTGAGGCTCACTGGGGCTACCATCTGCGCCGGCAGTAGGGACATAAACTTGCGCAAACCCAAAAAGACACAACACCAGACTTTGAGCAGTCCAGGCGGCAACAGCGGCACAAAGCGGATGGTGGTGTTCGTTTTCGACTCGAAGAGTCGAACGACAATTGTCGCTCGACTTTCCAAGTCGATGGCGTACCCCGCCAAGCGTTTTTCCGTTTCCAATCGTTGACGTCCGCAGCCCAGCCCAGCCCTCCTTCCTCGCATTCGTCCTCCTCTGGCCCAGACGCTACAATGGCTGGGATTGTGACAGGCTGTTTTACTTTGATACGGTCCCTGCTGTCGAAACTGACTTCCCACCTGAGCTTTCTGACTCGGGCCAACCCACCACGGAGAACTCCTGAGATGATGAAACAACTGACCGCATTCGCCGCGATCGTGATGCTGACCGGAACGGCCTTTGCCGCCGACGTGGATCTCAAAGGAATCCAG from Stieleria varia carries:
- a CDS encoding LL-diaminopimelate aminotransferase is translated as MSTASENAHETTVTDPYFQSLFAERIGGANYGKGTEIYKFEKIKRAKRNAMAAHPDRKLLDFGIGENDSMADESVRNVMAAEINRVENRGYADNGVIEYKQAAARFMKRHFGVELNPATQINHCIGSKPAYAMLPACFINPGDITMMTVPGYPVAGTHTRYYGGEVYRLPLLAENDFLPDLDSVPEDIYRRTKMLVINYPNSPTGKTAPPEFFEKVVALAKEKQFIVVHDAAHIMLTFDGKPRSFLETPGALDVGVEAHSMSKGYDMIGWRMGFVCGHERIVSAFADVKDNSDSGQFIATQKAAAAALDDDSIPERINAKYRRRMQKLVETLRECGFQCEMPGGSYFLYVKSPSGTKSGESFAAAEDATRYLIEQFGIVTVPWDDAGSFLRFSVTYVAPTLAEEDALMAETKQRLGDAGLVW
- a CDS encoding YqjF family protein, whose translation is MNDSPYTHSDRTWPLPRTPWAMRMGWHDLLFAHWPVDAQSLRAIIPEPLELDLYDGQAWIGVVPFRMSDVAPRCIPALPGISAFPELNVRTYVTYDGKPGVWFFSLDAANRLAVRAARLAFALPYMDAEMSLRIDNGTYQYSSHRTHRGEPPARFIASYQPQGPVWHAQPATLEHWLTARYCLYSSRWRKQGDAASPIYRGEIDHDPWPLQNATCRISENTLCDPIGLPLPGDPHLLFVKDIHVHAWWIHKI
- a CDS encoding DUF374 domain-containing protein — protein: MNIKRLLPWLIGVVVLGLRWTCRVRYHNDLRAKLKSQGTPYIYVGLHAHQLGAIIAAEPGTGAMVSRSLDGELIVNALQHAKCVPVRGSGGRASKGGASAFRALVEHVENGQPAFLAVDGPRGPRGKVYPGAAKLSQKTRAAVLIAIAIPSRRIVIKKAWDRLQIPLPFSRVEITFCDPLFPQLGESVEDFSARIEWAIADLERQLDPAEAPDLLNSEPIELPRAA
- a CDS encoding serine/threonine protein kinase, which encodes MDSPEFLGPYRIGEKLGRGGMGTVYAGVHEKTGERVAVKLIAEHVSDEMRFRRRFDAEVETLKRLRHPNIVRLIGYGEQEGRLFYSMELVQGESLLARLKREKRLPWMFVLDVAIQVCSALKHAHDLGVIHRDLKPANLVLTPSGEIKLVDFGIAKIFGHEQTAEGSVLGTADYMAPEQATGAGITSRVDLYALGCVMYAMLCGRPPFRGKTVSQVIEMVKSKDPAPLDLIDPELPEDIVQIVHHLLAKDPADRPPTALAVNNRLKAMRAGLSRQMTLNGDNLDTGIEEPHVEIRTHGIDLSDEAIAGLDSTGSAATRPHDNQTNVHTGNAKKGPLTRLENQRQMSADPSAGTADPSAGTVHEPGAAPGDNTLPMIGKATKTPQTGTGFTTGRSENEATDDAYMGTRDTHFQTVADSDTDGGFFRTTNVESDGKAKHVFSIAALVIGLILAIVAVFYAMRKPTADQLLATIDNAVAAGQTDEAQRDIERFLKLHPQHPRVDELSELRQSYQLDGTLRRLRLQSKIRTSQPPVYETEFLAAMELRRTEPDQAQEKLQQWLSVFVDPDMTAADPRTELQTLAEFELARLKRDRPAAENERRLDELLSRVGSAMELPKEESMERLRAIIKLYEDEAWAAPAVQAARDQLNR
- the lnt gene encoding apolipoprotein N-acyltransferase; translation: MNLPDSPPDSRKYALLGAVLLWCSQPPLGFWPLAFVALIPWMHCGESISSTRRDYLYLYAAAALYWLVSLQGLRHANPLIYPCWIALACYLAVYPVAAIAVTRRLRRWSVPMFLAFPIAWVGAEWVRNYMLTGISAAMLGHTMADIPTMIQIADLGGTYAVSFVIALVSAAMYQLWRERDKNGIAAFAVAAILLGATLGYGRYRLSQPTRNGSTVFALVQRGEPVEYEQDKKRALEIFDAYVRQSAQAVQQADQIVDVVVWPESMFTADLPWIDGDGSAEIAATENLTATELTSLLNQQRAAFEFRARRVQEQIAGKADTLPQLIVGCGVLRVEQQQDIFSGVVHVDQQSRVAQWYGKNHLVMFGEYVPLIGHIPSLHALIPMVTSGDGPRRFDVGSTTVAPNLCIETAVERVTIRHVSQLRSDNGGAPEVIVTVTNDGWFDDSAVIDHHQRCAQLVAVGCRRPILSAANNGPTVWIDSCGRIIDSVPRGDDGAVIAKPRLDDRTSLYVRIGDWPATMIGMVFSIAWLKILVDGVKQWRANRRGRRSSVA